In Colwellia sp. PAMC 20917, a single genomic region encodes these proteins:
- a CDS encoding sensor histidine kinase has product MGLFADFGKARDELEEKVEERTKELSQTYKKLAVAFESLKSTQDQLVESEKMAALGNLVAGVAHEINTPLGIAVTGASNLEHSAQLIKKAVESGKIRRTAFVNQCNSLIGSSDIILRNLERASELLRNFQRIAVDQSNDEKRTINFFKYLNDIISTLSSRVSEKNIKIFLSGDETLPLLTSPGTIAQIVTILIDNALTHAFKEIINGQIKISFKVQNEMLMLTVQDNGCGIEVGKIEKVFEPFYTTQRQKGSGLGLSILYNLVTQSLNGKVTCFSTVDESTQFVIALPLD; this is encoded by the coding sequence GTGGGGCTTTTCGCCGATTTCGGTAAAGCTCGAGATGAATTAGAAGAAAAAGTTGAAGAGCGTACGAAAGAGCTAAGTCAAACTTACAAAAAATTAGCCGTAGCATTTGAGTCATTAAAGTCAACACAAGACCAGCTTGTTGAGTCTGAAAAAATGGCGGCCTTAGGTAATTTAGTTGCCGGTGTTGCCCATGAGATTAATACGCCTCTTGGTATTGCTGTAACGGGGGCTAGTAATTTAGAACATAGCGCGCAACTGATTAAAAAAGCGGTGGAAAGTGGAAAAATTAGAAGAACAGCGTTTGTTAATCAATGTAACAGCTTGATTGGTAGTAGCGATATAATTTTACGTAATTTAGAGCGGGCCTCTGAATTGCTAAGGAATTTTCAGAGGATAGCCGTTGACCAATCAAATGACGAAAAACGCACAATTAATTTCTTTAAATATTTAAATGATATTATTTCGACATTGTCGTCTCGGGTTAGTGAAAAGAATATAAAAATATTTTTATCAGGAGATGAAACCTTACCCCTTTTAACATCACCAGGTACGATTGCACAAATAGTAACTATTTTGATTGATAACGCCTTAACTCATGCATTTAAAGAAATAATTAATGGTCAAATAAAAATCAGTTTTAAAGTACAAAATGAAATGCTAATGCTTACTGTGCAAGATAATGGTTGTGGTATTGAAGTGGGAAAGATAGAAAAGGTGTTTGAACCTTTTTATACAACGCAACGGCAAAAAGGTTCTGGTCTAGGGCTAAGTATTCTCTATAACCTAGTCACTCAAAGTTTGAACGGTAAAGTTACCTGTTTTAGTACGGTTGATGAATCTACACAATTTGTTATCGCATTACCCTTAGATTAA
- the tnpA gene encoding IS200/IS605 family transposase: MKYKKSAHSSYLIQAHIIFVTKYRERKFTSEMLYKMNFIIKRECLKLKSELVEFNGESDHVHMIISYLPSISISRLVNVLKSITGREMKLWFPQLNQVAWR, from the coding sequence ATGAAATATAAAAAGAGCGCTCATTCTTCGTATTTAATTCAAGCTCACATTATATTTGTTACTAAATATCGTGAGCGGAAGTTTACGAGCGAGATGTTATATAAAATGAACTTTATAATAAAAAGAGAATGTTTAAAACTAAAGTCAGAATTGGTTGAGTTTAATGGGGAGTCAGATCATGTTCACATGATTATCTCTTACCTGCCTTCTATTTCAATTTCACGATTAGTTAATGTTTTAAAAAGTATTACAGGTCGAGAGATGAAGTTGTGGTTTCCGCAGTTAAATCAGGTAGCTTGGAGGTAG
- a CDS encoding RNA-guided endonuclease InsQ/TnpB family protein — protein MSLISVSKFNIGQTTPLQTELRRESARLWNDMVKLHKFIRKRRWKWPFRGDFEKHFKSKYRLHSQTNQALIKKFFANIETTSENRKAGDKKARYPYRDRKHFQVVMYKASAIKRKGNRVILSNGLGVKKLIVRIPKDIPIGKITGAELSFRELRLTIKQDIKTIKSAGSNVVAADLGVIHLAAMTDGETSEIIVGRGLRSLIQYRNKKLAEFSRLLSKCKKGSRRSRKLRVAKAKMLFRNDNQQRNFLHHASKQMIDYCVKQQAGMLVVGDCINMSKNARKKKKGSRRSNQMNSNNPLGQLLTYLKYKGKFQGVELDKIGEQYTTQTCPKCGHRHKPSGRNYQCKNPECDFIGVRDLVGSANIKNKFENGRIEKGYLLPPLVAKYRRPVKVPVIRLNCVVHLTDGMLLDNTLDAAQALSSAGGKTPSELFHVA, from the coding sequence ATGAGTTTAATCAGCGTTTCGAAATTTAATATCGGTCAGACAACACCTTTGCAAACAGAGTTGCGAAGAGAGTCAGCTCGCCTTTGGAACGATATGGTTAAACTGCACAAATTCATCCGAAAACGCCGATGGAAGTGGCCTTTTAGAGGTGATTTTGAAAAGCACTTTAAAAGTAAGTACCGACTTCATAGCCAGACAAACCAGGCGCTTATTAAAAAGTTCTTTGCTAACATCGAAACAACCTCAGAGAATCGAAAAGCTGGCGATAAAAAAGCTCGTTATCCGTACCGTGACAGGAAGCACTTCCAGGTAGTAATGTACAAGGCTTCGGCGATAAAAAGAAAAGGTAACCGCGTCATTCTTTCAAACGGACTTGGAGTTAAAAAACTCATCGTTCGCATTCCAAAAGATATACCCATTGGTAAAATCACAGGGGCGGAGCTTAGTTTTCGGGAGCTTAGGCTCACGATAAAGCAAGATATCAAAACCATTAAGTCCGCTGGCAGCAACGTAGTTGCTGCTGACTTAGGTGTAATTCATCTTGCAGCGATGACCGATGGCGAAACGTCGGAGATCATAGTTGGTCGCGGTCTTCGCTCGTTAATTCAGTATAGAAACAAGAAGCTCGCTGAATTCTCAAGACTGCTTTCAAAATGCAAGAAAGGGTCTAGACGGAGCCGAAAATTACGAGTAGCAAAAGCTAAAATGCTGTTCAGAAATGACAATCAGCAGCGCAATTTTCTCCATCATGCATCCAAGCAAATGATTGATTATTGCGTGAAACAACAAGCAGGTATGCTTGTTGTGGGCGATTGCATCAATATGAGTAAGAATGCTCGGAAAAAGAAGAAAGGCTCAAGACGTTCAAATCAAATGAACAGCAACAATCCCCTTGGGCAGCTACTCACCTATCTTAAATACAAAGGTAAATTCCAAGGTGTAGAGCTTGATAAAATAGGAGAGCAGTACACCACTCAGACTTGCCCGAAATGCGGTCATAGACACAAACCTTCGGGGCGCAATTACCAGTGTAAAAATCCAGAATGTGATTTCATTGGAGTGCGGGATTTGGTCGGTTCGGCCAACATTAAAAATAAATTCGAGAACGGTAGAATAGAAAAAGGATACCTTCTCCCGCCACTTGTGGCAAAGTATCGCAGACCTGTAAAAGTCCCTGTAATAAGGCTGAACTGCGTAGTCCATCTGACAGATGGCATGTTGCTTGATAACACCCTTGATGCGGCTCAGGCACTTTCGAGTGCAGGTGGTAAAACACCGTCTGAGCTATTTCACGTGGCCTGA
- a CDS encoding PAS domain-containing protein has protein sequence MTNSEQQLEFIRLLSLDSETNFTNTEHFSFAMKKLSVLLNSPFFIFTVVYKDIQNKKSHYNSYCLNTQNNEPSEERVVVNVNQSELPDTICLLNRQLQEIKQSKSQVTVSFLNKTDFSDSQDDNCFVLPFTVDDELIGVISYQANTPNTVIKTSSPLYQFIHYVFSADHTNRQKGTQINTLQTVLNLMPQRVFWKNRESVYLGSNKAFSNDAHLNSPSDIVGVTDFDIFPEQAELYRSDDAHTMTSREHLIASEEPQTHANGKTIWLRTSKRPIINEFNEVIGIVGTYDDISELKNMQVELIDSSCTASGEDS, from the coding sequence GTGACTAATAGTGAACAACAATTAGAGTTTATACGTTTATTATCATTAGATTCAGAAACTAATTTCACCAATACAGAGCATTTCTCTTTCGCGATGAAAAAGCTGTCAGTGCTCTTGAACAGTCCATTCTTTATTTTTACCGTAGTTTACAAAGATATTCAAAATAAAAAGTCACATTACAATAGTTACTGTTTGAACACGCAAAATAATGAGCCAAGTGAAGAGCGTGTCGTTGTTAATGTAAATCAAAGCGAATTACCCGACACTATTTGTTTATTAAATCGTCAATTACAAGAAATAAAACAAAGTAAAAGCCAAGTCACTGTTAGTTTCTTAAACAAAACAGATTTTAGCGATTCTCAAGACGATAATTGCTTTGTGTTACCCTTTACCGTGGATGATGAGCTTATAGGTGTAATTAGCTATCAAGCGAATACGCCTAATACCGTGATTAAAACATCTAGCCCGCTCTATCAATTTATTCATTATGTTTTTTCTGCCGACCATACAAATAGGCAAAAAGGTACACAAATCAACACGCTTCAAACCGTATTGAACCTAATGCCACAGCGTGTTTTTTGGAAAAACAGAGAATCTGTTTATTTAGGAAGTAATAAAGCTTTTTCAAATGATGCCCATCTTAATTCGCCTTCTGACATTGTTGGAGTGACTGATTTTGATATATTTCCTGAACAGGCAGAGCTGTATAGGTCAGATGACGCTCATACAATGACCTCAAGAGAGCATTTAATCGCTTCAGAAGAACCTCAAACCCATGCTAATGGAAAAACCATCTGGTTACGCACCTCTAAACGACCGATTATTAATGAGTTTAATGAAGTTATTGGTATCGTTGGTACTTACGATGACATTTCTGAATTAAAAAATATGCAGGTCGAGTTAATTGACAGCTCCTGCACCGCAAGCGGTGAGGATTCTTGA
- a CDS encoding GNAT family N-acetyltransferase, translating into MSIKFSPLSKYDVNYRNVIELYKEAFTTVRRVPSWLLRFILRKGKDGFSVLYENNNWIGLIYLTEYKDIVFVHFFAIAEDQRSSGYGSKVLDALKEKHENRVVLNIEELQVQQQNYSQRVKRKAFYLNNGFSSSGYLVKEPGEVLEMLIHGGSISKEEIEAIYKNLFGGILGSLYRPKIITINE; encoded by the coding sequence ATGAGCATAAAATTCAGCCCACTTTCTAAATATGACGTTAATTATAGAAATGTTATTGAGCTTTATAAAGAGGCTTTTACGACAGTAAGGCGTGTTCCTTCTTGGTTGCTTCGCTTCATATTAAGAAAAGGGAAGGACGGCTTTAGCGTTCTTTATGAAAATAATAACTGGATTGGTTTAATCTATCTTACCGAGTATAAAGATATTGTCTTTGTTCATTTCTTTGCTATAGCAGAGGATCAGCGTTCGTCTGGTTATGGGAGTAAGGTATTAGACGCATTGAAAGAGAAGCATGAAAACAGAGTTGTATTAAATATTGAAGAACTTCAAGTACAACAACAAAATTATTCACAACGAGTAAAACGAAAAGCATTCTATTTAAATAATGGCTTTAGTTCTTCTGGTTACCTTGTTAAAGAGCCAGGTGAGGTACTTGAAATGCTAATACATGGTGGCAGTATCTCCAAAGAAGAGATAGAAGCGATCTATAAAAATCTCTTTGGGGGCATTTTGGGCTCACTTTACCGACCTAAAATAATAACCATTAATGAATAA
- a CDS encoding aspartate aminotransferase family protein has protein sequence MTKPLKPQSNAMLKRAHENMPLGVADSYRYWGEENTVFLSSMKGCTITDCDQQTFVDFRLAYGPIILGYRDERVDNEVINAITSVGTISGFSTGLDSDVVELVKSLCPNIDKMRFANSGTEAVIGAVRTARGFTKRNKIVVVEGGFHGLHDEVMWKSDVDNWEITDENAPEIIPFGAGIPQSTREHQVSVPLNDFKAIDTVFAEHGHDIAAILIEPIMGNCGSIASTQAYMQKLRDTCDTNGSLLIMDEVKTGFRVAKGGAQALYGIYADLTTYAKAMGNGYPIAAFGGKANVMDAISFAKDGVTHGGTYTANMVALSAAKATLTVLKETDALETIATVGQKIQALLSRVFTKFDIEHCFAGPDAMFGVHFGSEVPQNYRDWKKTNSDLYTQFALNLIDNGVMLEPDSREPWFICEAHQTVDLKWLEQVAEQSMSAAINAQ, from the coding sequence ATGACTAAACCACTTAAGCCCCAAAGCAATGCTATGCTAAAAAGAGCCCACGAAAATATGCCGTTAGGGGTTGCAGACAGCTACCGTTATTGGGGTGAAGAAAACACCGTATTTTTAAGCAGCATGAAAGGCTGTACCATCACCGATTGTGATCAACAAACGTTTGTTGATTTTCGTTTAGCCTATGGCCCAATTATTCTTGGTTATCGTGACGAACGCGTAGACAATGAAGTGATTAACGCGATCACTAGCGTTGGCACCATTTCGGGTTTCTCTACCGGTCTTGATTCTGATGTGGTTGAATTGGTGAAGTCACTTTGCCCTAATATCGATAAAATGCGCTTTGCTAATTCAGGTACCGAAGCGGTTATTGGCGCAGTGCGCACCGCTCGTGGATTTACAAAACGTAATAAAATAGTCGTGGTTGAAGGTGGCTTTCATGGACTGCATGATGAAGTGATGTGGAAATCTGATGTAGATAACTGGGAAATCACTGATGAAAACGCGCCTGAAATTATACCTTTTGGCGCAGGTATCCCACAAAGTACGCGTGAACATCAAGTAAGTGTACCGCTTAACGATTTTAAAGCTATCGATACTGTTTTCGCTGAACATGGTCATGATATTGCGGCTATATTGATTGAACCTATCATGGGTAACTGTGGTTCGATTGCCTCAACGCAAGCCTATATGCAAAAGTTGCGTGACACTTGTGATACCAATGGTTCTTTGCTCATTATGGACGAAGTCAAAACGGGTTTTCGTGTTGCCAAGGGCGGAGCACAAGCCTTATATGGTATCTATGCTGATTTAACCACGTATGCAAAGGCTATGGGCAACGGTTACCCGATTGCTGCTTTTGGTGGTAAAGCTAATGTTATGGATGCTATATCATTTGCAAAAGACGGGGTAACTCACGGCGGCACTTATACCGCTAATATGGTGGCACTGAGCGCAGCTAAAGCGACATTAACCGTGCTTAAAGAAACCGATGCACTTGAAACGATTGCGACAGTAGGTCAAAAAATTCAAGCGTTACTCTCAAGAGTGTTTACAAAATTTGATATTGAACATTGTTTTGCAGGACCCGATGCAATGTTTGGCGTACATTTTGGTAGTGAAGTACCACAAAATTATCGTGATTGGAAAAAAACTAACAGTGATCTTTATACGCAATTCGCGCTTAACTTAATCGACAATGGCGTTATGTTAGAGCCGGATTCACGTGAACCTTGGTTTATTTGTGAAGCCCACCAAACTGTCGATCTTAAGTGGTTAGAGCAAGTTGCTGAGCAATCAATGAGCGCCGCGATTAACGCGCAGTAA
- a CDS encoding TorF family putative porin codes for MNKSIIAIAASCLITLSSTALADVSATVNIASDYTFNGVSQTGNDPALQASLDYADDSGFYAGTWASNVDFGRYEDTNIEWDAYVGQYFQLNEKIGLDAGIAYYTYHGDNVSDTYNYPEAYAKFGYSSSMGNSEVNFWYSWDYFGLDVNHYIAMVAHTFEVKPGHNIKVSFDRSISANKDKWSWNAKDAYNHYRVEYMTNWNGFDVDLALEDTNMNIDLADTRVVLSVSHTFSL; via the coding sequence ATGAATAAAAGTATTATAGCTATAGCCGCAAGTTGTCTAATAACATTATCTTCTACCGCACTAGCTGATGTGTCTGCAACGGTTAACATAGCCTCTGATTATACCTTTAACGGTGTTAGCCAAACAGGCAACGATCCAGCATTACAAGCGAGTTTGGATTATGCAGATGATAGCGGCTTTTATGCTGGAACTTGGGCGTCAAACGTTGACTTTGGTCGCTATGAAGACACTAACATTGAGTGGGATGCCTATGTTGGTCAATATTTTCAACTTAACGAAAAAATAGGACTAGATGCAGGTATTGCTTACTATACGTACCACGGCGATAACGTGTCAGATACATACAACTATCCTGAAGCTTATGCAAAATTTGGCTACAGTTCATCAATGGGTAACAGTGAAGTAAACTTTTGGTATAGCTGGGATTATTTTGGTCTTGATGTTAATCATTATATTGCTATGGTTGCTCATACGTTTGAAGTTAAACCGGGTCATAATATTAAGGTAAGTTTTGATCGTTCAATATCAGCGAATAAAGATAAATGGTCGTGGAACGCTAAAGATGCTTACAACCATTACCGCGTTGAATATATGACCAATTGGAACGGCTTTGATGTTGATCTTGCTCTTGAAGATACAAATATGAACATTGATTTGGCTGATACCCGTGTCGTGTTATCTGTATCTCATACCTTCAGCTTATAA
- a CDS encoding choline transporter, translated as MTTWLTAGLLFTFTAIAFVLYRWGNIRCVGVTPVKTFTFIAILFTSGLDVGLIMFPLTEFAGYADLATNPEYGFTNPLAIEFGYWAFLIWGFYFLTCFYFCVIEPRVRFFEIPLVKLVNNVVIIGTCAFTAYLLLTNLPWYMPELGDGESIVSSFYLIVFLVIAAAVYSSTNIRYVKILSLATTWLFLALIGLMWGGAFLSETSSIGEFVNTIAMIGGYFGNIHEFALPLNDYHEFYLYWWFAWSIMIGQFTSRFVGGLRTYQVLAAMLVFPSIPIAIWFSVLYYYSANGLETAGFYNIAMAFVGITFVINSLDSLIRLYTDNLNLSVARLGRVKYFFGNLIALSLLTLLFKLDFLQIQWVGAVVIGLFFTCFGYILFNKFKAVSEIERSPKENKIDFTKIELVE; from the coding sequence ATGACTACATGGTTAACAGCTGGGCTGTTATTTACCTTTACCGCCATCGCCTTTGTATTATATCGGTGGGGCAATATTCGCTGTGTCGGTGTAACACCGGTTAAAACATTTACCTTTATTGCTATTTTGTTTACCTCTGGGCTAGATGTTGGCTTGATCATGTTTCCGTTAACCGAATTTGCCGGATATGCTGATTTAGCAACCAACCCCGAATATGGATTTACTAACCCGTTGGCCATAGAGTTTGGCTACTGGGCATTTCTTATCTGGGGATTTTACTTTCTAACTTGTTTCTATTTTTGTGTGATTGAACCTCGTGTTCGTTTTTTTGAAATCCCACTGGTTAAACTGGTAAATAACGTAGTTATTATTGGTACCTGTGCTTTTACCGCCTATTTATTATTAACCAATTTACCTTGGTATATGCCAGAACTTGGCGATGGTGAATCTATTGTTAGTAGCTTCTATTTGATTGTATTTTTAGTCATAGCTGCAGCGGTTTATTCAAGTACTAATATTCGTTACGTAAAAATATTAAGTTTGGCAACTACATGGTTATTTTTGGCATTGATTGGTCTAATGTGGGGTGGGGCTTTTCTTTCAGAAACCTCAAGTATTGGGGAGTTTGTCAACACTATCGCGATGATTGGCGGTTATTTTGGTAATATCCACGAATTTGCTTTGCCTCTTAATGATTACCATGAATTTTACCTTTATTGGTGGTTTGCTTGGAGCATTATGATTGGCCAGTTTACTTCTCGTTTTGTTGGAGGTCTTCGTACTTATCAAGTATTGGCAGCGATGTTGGTTTTTCCTTCTATTCCAATCGCCATATGGTTCTCAGTACTGTATTACTACAGTGCAAATGGGCTAGAGACCGCTGGTTTCTATAATATCGCGATGGCATTTGTTGGCATAACCTTCGTTATTAACTCACTTGATTCATTGATCCGTCTCTATACAGATAATTTGAACTTGAGTGTTGCAAGGCTGGGCAGAGTGAAATATTTCTTCGGCAATTTAATTGCTCTTAGTTTACTTACCCTGTTATTTAAATTAGATTTCTTGCAAATCCAATGGGTTGGCGCAGTCGTTATTGGACTCTTTTTTACTTGCTTTGGTTATATCCTGTTTAACAAGTTTAAAGCCGTTAGCGAAATTGAGCGTTCACCGAAAGAAAATAAAATTGATTTTACTAAAATCGAATTAGTCGAATAG
- the betA gene encoding choline dehydrogenase: MNSDNYDYIIVGAGSAGCVLANRLSEDSKSKVLLLETGGSDKSIFIQMPTALSIPMNTKKYAWQFETEPEPNLDGRRMHCPRGKVLGGSSSINGMVYVRGHARDFDEWQDNGAQNWDYAHCLPYFKKAETWAFAGDEYRGKTGPLGVNNGNQMKNPLYKAFVDAGVEAGYSATSDYNGTQQEGFGPMHMTVKKGVRSSTANAYLRPAMARANLTVITHALVHKVLLNGKKAVGVRYERNGKIVDVVANKDVVLSAGPVGSPHILQLSGIGPKAVLEDAGIELIHDLPGVGENLQDHLEFYFQFKCKQPITLNGKLDWWSKLQIGVRWILTKKGLGSTNHFESCGFIRSKPSVEWPDIQYHFLPAAMRYDGKEAFAGHGFQVHVGHNKPKSRGFIKALSNDPKAHPQIRFNYLEHEEDREGFRACVRLTRDIINQSALDKYRGEEIQPGIGIQSDDEIDTFVRQFVESAYHPSCSCKMGTDALSVVDPQTRVHGIEGLRVVDSSIFPTIPNGNLNAPTIMVAERSADIIRGREVLSPSNAPVSLVQN; the protein is encoded by the coding sequence ATGAACAGTGATAATTATGATTACATTATAGTCGGTGCCGGCTCTGCTGGTTGTGTATTAGCGAACCGTTTAAGTGAAGACAGCAAGAGTAAAGTCTTGTTACTTGAGACTGGTGGCAGTGACAAAAGCATTTTTATTCAAATGCCTACTGCTTTATCTATTCCGATGAATACCAAGAAATATGCATGGCAGTTTGAAACAGAGCCAGAGCCTAATCTTGATGGCCGACGTATGCATTGCCCTCGTGGTAAAGTATTAGGCGGCTCGTCTTCAATCAATGGCATGGTATATGTTCGTGGACACGCACGTGATTTTGATGAATGGCAAGACAACGGCGCCCAAAACTGGGATTACGCTCATTGTTTACCGTATTTCAAAAAAGCAGAAACATGGGCATTTGCCGGTGATGAATATCGTGGAAAAACTGGACCACTGGGCGTTAATAATGGCAACCAAATGAAAAACCCATTATATAAGGCCTTTGTTGATGCAGGTGTTGAGGCCGGATATAGTGCAACCAGTGACTATAATGGTACTCAGCAAGAAGGCTTTGGGCCAATGCACATGACGGTAAAAAAGGGAGTGCGCAGTTCAACTGCTAATGCCTATTTACGACCAGCAATGGCACGTGCAAATTTAACCGTGATAACTCATGCTTTAGTACATAAAGTATTACTTAATGGCAAAAAAGCAGTTGGCGTACGTTATGAACGCAACGGAAAAATAGTTGACGTTGTAGCTAATAAAGATGTTGTTTTATCAGCAGGTCCTGTTGGCTCGCCACATATACTGCAACTATCAGGTATTGGTCCTAAAGCTGTCCTTGAAGATGCCGGTATTGAATTGATACATGACTTACCTGGCGTTGGTGAAAACTTGCAAGATCATCTTGAGTTTTACTTCCAATTTAAATGTAAGCAGCCGATCACCTTAAATGGCAAATTAGATTGGTGGAGTAAATTGCAGATTGGTGTTCGTTGGATCCTAACAAAGAAAGGATTAGGTTCAACTAATCACTTTGAATCTTGTGGATTTATTCGCTCTAAACCAAGCGTAGAATGGCCAGATATACAATATCACTTTTTACCTGCAGCGATGCGTTATGACGGCAAAGAGGCCTTTGCAGGTCATGGTTTTCAAGTGCATGTTGGTCATAATAAACCAAAAAGTAGAGGTTTTATTAAGGCTTTGTCGAATGATCCTAAAGCACACCCGCAAATACGCTTTAATTACCTTGAGCACGAAGAAGACCGCGAAGGTTTTCGTGCCTGTGTTCGCCTAACCAGAGACATTATCAATCAAAGCGCATTAGATAAATATCGAGGTGAAGAAATACAGCCAGGCATTGGTATCCAAAGTGATGACGAAATTGACACTTTTGTTCGTCAATTTGTTGAAAGTGCTTATCATCCGTCATGTTCATGCAAAATGGGCACAGATGCATTGTCGGTTGTAGATCCCCAAACCCGAGTACATGGTATTGAAGGGTTAAGGGTTGTTGATTCGTCAATATTTCCAACTATTCCTAACGGTAATTTAAATGCACCAACCATAATGGTCGCCGAACGTTCCGCCGATATTATTCGTGGCCGAGAAGTTTTATCGCCATCAAACGCCCCTGTTAGCTTAGTGCAAAATTAA
- the betB gene encoding betaine-aldehyde dehydrogenase: MSLVCYKNFIDGAYMANDSGETFEVINPATGKVIYKVEVADEKIKQQAIASSQRGFATWSAMSAIERSRILLKAVALLRERNDELAKVEVLDTGKPWQEASVVDVASGADSIEFFAGLAPGVEGNQQSVDGDFYYTRREPLGICAGIGAWNYPLQIACWKAAPALACGNSMIFKPSEETPLGALKLAEIFTEAGIPNGVFNVVQGAGEVGAWLSHHTEIAKVSFTGEVGTGKKVMAAAATTLKDVTMELGGKSPLIIFDDADVDNAVSAAMLGNFYTQGEVCTNGTRVFVQKSIYPVFIEKLLQRTSQNIIAGDPMVEETNFGALISLKHLNLVMKYIKLGVSEGATLLHGGKTLQPDNAPGGYFVAPTIFTDCTDQMTICREEIFGPVMSVLTFDDEDEVIKRANATDFGLAAGVFTQDITRAHRVTHQMEAGICWINSFGASPAQMPVGGYKQSGVGRENGLLTLDYYTQIKAVYVGLQPLDSPF, from the coding sequence TTGTCATTAGTATGTTATAAAAACTTTATCGATGGTGCCTACATGGCAAATGATAGTGGCGAAACATTTGAAGTCATTAACCCAGCAACAGGGAAAGTTATCTACAAAGTGGAAGTTGCTGACGAAAAAATTAAACAGCAGGCAATTGCAAGCTCGCAACGTGGATTTGCTACTTGGTCTGCAATGAGTGCAATTGAGCGAAGTCGTATTTTACTTAAAGCGGTTGCCTTATTACGTGAACGTAACGATGAATTGGCTAAAGTAGAAGTACTTGATACAGGTAAACCATGGCAAGAAGCCTCAGTCGTTGATGTAGCATCAGGTGCAGATTCGATTGAATTCTTTGCTGGGTTAGCACCAGGTGTTGAAGGTAATCAACAGTCGGTAGATGGCGATTTTTATTACACACGACGCGAGCCATTAGGTATTTGCGCAGGTATCGGTGCTTGGAATTACCCACTACAGATAGCTTGTTGGAAAGCAGCACCAGCGCTTGCCTGTGGTAATTCAATGATTTTTAAACCATCAGAAGAAACACCTTTAGGCGCTTTAAAACTTGCAGAGATATTTACAGAGGCAGGTATTCCTAATGGCGTATTTAATGTCGTTCAAGGGGCAGGTGAGGTAGGTGCATGGTTGTCTCATCATACAGAAATTGCCAAAGTGTCTTTTACCGGAGAAGTCGGTACCGGTAAAAAAGTGATGGCAGCAGCCGCTACTACGCTTAAAGATGTCACCATGGAACTTGGTGGTAAGTCGCCATTAATTATTTTTGATGATGCTGATGTCGATAATGCGGTTTCTGCAGCAATGTTAGGTAATTTTTATACTCAAGGCGAAGTTTGTACCAATGGTACACGCGTATTCGTTCAAAAATCTATTTATCCCGTTTTTATTGAAAAGTTACTTCAGCGCACTAGCCAAAATATAATTGCAGGTGACCCTATGGTAGAAGAGACTAATTTTGGTGCACTGATTTCTTTAAAGCATTTAAATCTAGTGATGAAATACATCAAGCTTGGCGTTAGTGAAGGGGCAACCTTATTACATGGCGGGAAAACCCTTCAACCAGACAATGCACCGGGTGGTTATTTTGTCGCTCCTACTATTTTTACCGACTGTACTGATCAAATGACTATTTGCCGCGAAGAGATTTTTGGGCCAGTGATGTCTGTATTAACATTCGATGACGAAGATGAGGTAATAAAACGCGCAAATGCGACTGACTTTGGTTTAGCCGCAGGTGTGTTTACACAAGATATTACTCGGGCTCACCGAGTGACCCATCAGATGGAAGCAGGAATTTGTTGGATAAATAGTTTTGGTGCTTCTCCGGCCCAAATGCCTGTTGGCGGTTATAAGCAATCTGGCGTTGGCCGTGAAAATGGTCTGCTAACACTCGATTATTACACGCAAATAAAAGCGGTGTATGTTGGGTTACAGCCATTAGACAGCCCGTTTTAA